A window from Verrucomicrobiia bacterium encodes these proteins:
- the tgt gene encoding tRNA guanosine(34) transglycosylase Tgt, with protein MSFTFTVTATDGAARTGTLETPRGTIETPVFMPVGTHGAVKSVSPQELEGIGSSIILGNTYHLYLRPGDELIRDVGGLHSFTQWNKPLLTDSGGFQVFSLGERGMKGNEKKALRTVSEEGITFKSHLDGSSHLFTPEKSIAIQQNLGSDIMMAFDQPVYGLSEESDAEDALHRTHRWLERSAEQWKRGDTERQALFGIVQGGIHTKLHTESAAFVSSLDLPGNAIGGLSVGESKDDMWAATSSITCKLPGHKPRYFMGLGEPIDVIEAALRGVDMYDCVSPSRLARHGTIWQLTGSLEAQRAFWDVDTEKLLNQEFKVERWNMNLSGFRTDAAPLVPVATRLPEDLQGFSRATLNHYLREHEMLGYRILTLHNIAVLQVMTEHVRKVIHLGQLNTFRGVFSY; from the coding sequence ATGAGTTTCACATTTACCGTTACCGCTACGGACGGTGCCGCGCGCACCGGAACCCTTGAAACGCCTCGCGGCACCATTGAGACACCGGTTTTCATGCCAGTGGGCACTCACGGAGCTGTCAAAAGCGTTTCTCCTCAAGAGTTAGAGGGGATTGGTTCTTCTATTATCCTAGGGAACACCTATCACTTGTACCTTAGGCCGGGGGACGAGCTTATCCGGGATGTGGGCGGTCTCCACTCTTTTACTCAGTGGAACAAGCCGCTCCTTACAGACAGTGGTGGTTTCCAGGTCTTTTCCTTAGGGGAGCGGGGAATGAAGGGGAACGAAAAGAAAGCCCTGCGTACCGTCTCTGAAGAGGGGATCACTTTTAAGTCACACCTAGATGGTTCGAGCCATTTGTTCACTCCAGAAAAGAGTATTGCTATCCAGCAGAACCTGGGAAGTGACATTATGATGGCCTTTGACCAGCCGGTGTATGGTTTGTCTGAAGAATCAGATGCGGAAGATGCGTTGCACCGTACCCATCGTTGGCTAGAGCGCTCGGCTGAACAGTGGAAGCGAGGGGATACGGAAAGACAAGCCCTCTTTGGCATTGTTCAGGGTGGTATCCATACAAAGCTTCACACCGAATCAGCGGCCTTTGTGTCCAGCCTGGATTTGCCAGGGAACGCGATTGGTGGCCTCTCCGTTGGGGAGAGTAAGGACGACATGTGGGCTGCCACCTCTTCTATCACCTGTAAGTTGCCTGGGCACAAGCCCCGCTATTTCATGGGGCTAGGGGAGCCGATTGACGTTATTGAGGCCGCCCTTCGTGGTGTGGATATGTATGATTGCGTATCTCCCTCCAGGTTGGCTAGGCATGGTACCATCTGGCAGTTAACTGGTTCTCTAGAGGCACAGCGGGCTTTTTGGGATGTCGATACAGAGAAGCTGTTAAACCAGGAGTTTAAGGTTGAGCGCTGGAATATGAACCTGTCAGGCTTCCGTACTGACGCCGCTCCACTGGTTCCTGTTGCTACCCGCCTACCCGAAGACTTGCAGGGATTCTCCAGGGCTACGCTCAATCACTACCTGCGTGAACATGAAATGCTTGGGTACCGTATCCTGACGCTGCACAACATTGCAGTACTCCAAGTCATGACCGAACATGTCCGCAAGGTCATCCACTTAGGTCAGCTCAACACCTTCCGAGGCGTATTCTCATACTAG